A part of Paenibacillus donghaensis genomic DNA contains:
- a CDS encoding hybrid sensor histidine kinase/response regulator, which translates to MMKRLNKINLKYILLLLFYLAILITLRFLWFTTYVTPEHPLAKQGVMDLRGWNFEDSRSIKLDGEWEFYPGQFITYGDNTAQSRNLQKYTQVPGDWSAAFPEGEHPSFGYGTYRLRILIDQPLNQPYGFWIQRIQAASVIEINGQAEQAFGRLGKHKNDYSPNASSYLATYNAEGKQEIELLVRSSNYDHPHQGGIVRSIRFGSQAAIDTEHWYSIGFQLVTFVILMLHAFYAGILFFFNPRQKAFLLFFMLLTAVSLSIVTDNDILLLRWLPINYTWTLKLKLLSYIGLSCFMLLLSRSFSGKEQAGRLLKGYVGVLLLYSLFLLAAPAEYIFYTLPIFTWLYLLPIAGVVYYITQMVVKKKEDAVFLLLAAAAIVSSILWGVVQSKGQWTILYYPIDIIASIIGFSAYWFKRYFRNSEDNLQLTRQLQEGDRLKDQFLANTSHELRTPLHGIISIAQTVASREKTMLDPHSNKDMELLITIGRRMSHLLNDLLDVTRLKDKRIVLQREPLAIQSLVSGVMDMFGFMTEGKNLQLINKISPFMPPVLGDEKRMVQILFNLLHNAIKYTQEGTITVRAEISGKYAAISVSDTGEGIDQETQKRIFSPYEQGSMGINDGGGIGLGLSISKQLAELHHGDLVVESQPGKGSVFTFTLPLADSSGQQTTVHLQSSTADIEPLTAGHATWINPLQRNSSPVMLDPQASPQLQAAARRSLILAVDDDPINLKVLANMLSGEHVELTAVVSAHEALELLGTQPWDLLIADVMMPHMSGYELTRNVRQYFSASELPILLLTARNQPEDIYTGFLSGANDYVAKPVDALELKYRVRSLTGLKQSVDEHQRMEAAYLQAQIQPHFLFNTLNSLMALSELDLPKMRDLGEAFSSYLRISFDFMNSHHLVGLSHELELVQAYLFIEKARFEERLNVEWDIQEGVDLLIPPLTLQPLVENAVRHGLLSQAQGGTIQVRISRREGLTAFEVQDNGKGMTKEQIRQLLDLNRYPSEGIGILNTNRRLTQLYGQGLDIDSEPGAGTTVSFMIPDQRKKRETALPPL; encoded by the coding sequence ATGATGAAGAGACTTAACAAGATCAATCTAAAATACATTTTGCTGCTGCTGTTCTATTTGGCTATTCTGATTACGCTGCGTTTCCTGTGGTTCACAACCTATGTTACACCGGAGCATCCCCTGGCCAAGCAAGGAGTTATGGATCTGCGCGGATGGAATTTCGAGGATTCCCGATCCATCAAGCTGGATGGGGAATGGGAATTTTACCCCGGACAGTTCATTACGTATGGTGATAATACAGCTCAATCCCGGAATCTGCAGAAATATACACAGGTTCCCGGCGACTGGTCCGCTGCCTTTCCTGAAGGGGAGCATCCTTCATTTGGCTACGGAACTTACAGGCTCCGTATCCTGATCGACCAGCCGCTCAATCAGCCTTACGGATTCTGGATTCAACGCATCCAGGCAGCTTCCGTTATCGAAATCAACGGACAGGCAGAACAGGCCTTTGGCAGACTGGGGAAGCACAAGAACGATTACAGTCCCAACGCTTCATCCTATCTTGCCACCTATAACGCAGAGGGCAAGCAGGAAATTGAGCTGCTGGTCCGATCCTCCAATTACGATCATCCGCATCAAGGCGGCATTGTGCGTTCCATTCGTTTCGGGTCTCAGGCTGCCATTGACACTGAACACTGGTATTCAATCGGGTTCCAGTTGGTTACCTTCGTGATTCTGATGCTGCATGCTTTTTATGCCGGTATACTCTTCTTTTTCAATCCTAGGCAAAAAGCTTTCCTGCTGTTTTTCATGTTGCTTACTGCCGTAAGTCTGTCCATAGTCACTGACAATGATATCCTCCTGCTGCGCTGGCTGCCGATTAATTATACATGGACGCTGAAGCTCAAACTCCTGTCTTACATCGGATTATCCTGCTTCATGCTGCTTCTGAGCCGCAGCTTCTCCGGCAAGGAACAAGCCGGCCGCTTGCTTAAAGGATATGTCGGGGTTCTGCTTCTGTACAGCCTGTTTCTGCTAGCTGCGCCTGCAGAATACATCTTTTATACCCTACCAATCTTCACCTGGCTCTACCTGCTTCCCATAGCGGGAGTAGTTTATTACATTACCCAAATGGTTGTGAAAAAGAAGGAAGATGCTGTCTTTCTGCTGCTTGCGGCAGCCGCTATCGTGTCCAGTATATTATGGGGGGTTGTACAGTCCAAGGGACAATGGACTATCCTGTATTATCCGATTGATATTATAGCGTCAATTATCGGATTCTCGGCTTATTGGTTCAAGCGTTATTTCCGCAACTCCGAGGACAATCTCCAGTTAACCAGGCAACTGCAGGAGGGTGACCGGCTGAAGGACCAGTTCCTGGCGAATACCTCACATGAACTGAGAACACCGTTGCACGGAATCATCAGCATTGCCCAAACTGTGGCATCCAGGGAGAAAACAATGCTGGACCCGCACAGCAATAAGGATATGGAATTGCTGATTACCATCGGCCGCCGGATGTCGCATCTGCTGAACGACCTGCTGGATGTGACCCGGCTGAAGGACAAACGGATTGTGCTGCAGCGCGAGCCGCTGGCTATCCAATCGCTAGTCAGCGGGGTCATGGATATGTTCGGATTTATGACAGAGGGCAAGAATCTGCAGCTGATAAATAAGATCTCCCCTTTCATGCCGCCCGTTCTGGGGGACGAGAAGCGAATGGTGCAGATTCTCTTTAATCTGCTGCACAACGCCATTAAATACACACAGGAAGGAACTATTACTGTTAGGGCAGAGATTTCAGGGAAATACGCAGCCATCTCTGTTTCCGATACAGGTGAAGGTATCGACCAGGAAACGCAAAAACGTATATTCTCCCCCTATGAACAAGGGAGTATGGGCATTAATGACGGCGGCGGAATCGGACTTGGACTGAGCATCAGCAAGCAGTTGGCTGAACTTCATCACGGAGACCTTGTCGTTGAATCGCAGCCTGGAAAGGGTTCTGTTTTCACTTTCACGCTTCCTTTGGCAGATTCTTCCGGACAACAGACAACTGTTCACCTGCAGAGCTCCACAGCTGACATTGAGCCGCTTACAGCGGGTCATGCCACATGGATTAACCCTCTCCAGCGGAACAGTTCACCTGTTATGCTGGACCCTCAGGCATCCCCGCAGCTTCAGGCTGCCGCAAGGAGAAGTCTTATTCTTGCCGTGGATGATGACCCTATTAATCTTAAGGTGCTCGCCAACATGCTCTCCGGCGAGCATGTTGAACTCACAGCAGTTGTAAGTGCGCACGAAGCGCTGGAGCTGCTGGGCACGCAGCCTTGGGATTTGCTGATCGCCGATGTGATGATGCCGCATATGTCCGGCTATGAACTGACACGGAATGTGCGCCAGTATTTCTCCGCATCCGAGCTTCCCATTCTGCTGTTGACCGCCCGCAATCAACCGGAGGATATTTATACCGGATTCTTGTCCGGCGCCAATGATTATGTCGCCAAGCCGGTGGATGCATTGGAGCTGAAATACCGGGTCCGTTCGTTGACAGGGCTTAAACAATCCGTTGATGAACATCAGCGGATGGAGGCTGCCTATTTGCAGGCCCAAATCCAGCCTCATTTTCTGTTCAACACATTGAATTCGCTGATGGCTTTAAGTGAACTGGATCTGCCGAAGATGCGTGACCTGGGCGAAGCCTTCTCCTCCTATTTACGGATCAGCTTTGATTTCATGAACTCGCATCATCTGGTCGGTTTATCCCATGAGCTGGAATTGGTTCAAGCCTACTTATTTATAGAGAAAGCCCGATTTGAAGAACGGCTGAACGTCGAATGGGATATTCAGGAAGGGGTAGATCTGCTGATTCCTCCACTCACGCTTCAGCCACTGGTAGAAAATGCTGTCAGACACGGTCTGCTGAGCCAGGCACAAGGAGGGACGATTCAGGTCCGTATCAGCCGCCGGGAAGGGCTCACCGCTTTTGAAGTACAAGATAACGGCAAAGGAATGACCAAGGAGCAGATCCGTCAGTTGCTGGATCTCAACCGTTATCCGTCGGAAGGGATTGGAATTCTCAACACGAACCGGCGGCTGACACAGCTGTATGGACAAGGATTGGATATAGATAGTGAACCAGGTGCCGGCACAACCGTATCCTTTATGATCCCTGATCAGCGCAAAAAAAGAGAAACAGCTTTGCCGCCCCTTTAG
- a CDS encoding TetR/AcrR family transcriptional regulator, which yields MNQPTPRTDPRVLRTRQLLRDAVIELLEEMDIEKISVNSIAQRAKINRVTFYLHYRDLPDMLDKMADDMVRDIRQVMTSSAETTETDEQENWPAFENLLQHIADHARFYKVILTSRQSTIFRDPLFRLIGEFISARLDNKENSHTVPYTTIPREIAVWYISSAMIGTIISWIRNDMPYSPLYLARQISLLQSQ from the coding sequence ATGAACCAGCCAACACCTCGCACAGACCCACGCGTACTCCGCACACGCCAATTACTTAGAGATGCTGTAATTGAATTGCTCGAGGAAATGGATATCGAGAAAATTTCGGTAAACTCTATTGCACAGCGGGCCAAAATCAATCGCGTTACCTTTTATCTGCATTATCGGGATCTCCCGGACATGCTGGATAAAATGGCAGATGATATGGTCAGGGACATCCGTCAGGTGATGACCAGCAGTGCAGAGACAACAGAGACGGATGAACAGGAGAACTGGCCTGCATTTGAGAATCTTCTGCAACATATTGCCGATCACGCCAGATTCTACAAGGTTATTCTCACTTCCAGACAGAGTACGATCTTTAGAGATCCCTTATTCAGGCTAATCGGGGAATTCATCTCCGCCCGTCTGGACAACAAGGAGAACAGCCACACGGTCCCCTACACAACCATCCCAAGAGAAATCGCTGTCTGGTACATTTCTTCCGCCATGATTGGCACGATCATTTCCTGGATCCGCAATGACATGCCCTATTCACCGCTTTATCTGGCGAGACAGATCTCTTTGCTTCAGTCTCAATGA
- a CDS encoding DHA2 family efflux MFS transporter permease subunit: MILGAFLATLNQTIMSVAVPELMNDFNISAATAQWLTTGYLLVNGVLIPITAYLMQRFTTRELFQASMFIFLAGTIVSALATNFPVLLTGRMIQAAGAGIIMPLLINVILTLFPPDKRGAAMGMVGLAIIFAPAIGPTLAGYILEHYSWETMFYGMIPLTVIVIVCGFIYLTNVSKRSYPKIDMVSVLLSTIGFGTLLYGFSRAGSLGWSSAEVLLSIGAGLVSLGLFTWRQLASDNPLLDLRAFKYNMFSLTTIISIAVTIVMYADMMLLPLYLQNARGYTAMESGLLLLPGSLVMGLLMPVTGKLFDRFGAKWLSIIGMLIMVATTLSFVNLTDSTDYTYLVLMSTGRRIGMAMLLMPIQTAGLNQLPSRLNAHGTAISNTVRQVAGAVGTSLLVTVMTSRTTAHLQDMLAAGGAMDSKMKVDASIQGINDAYLVIVGIGIIGLLLTFFIKRVGQASEPETEIKFKKMIVEKG, from the coding sequence ATGATTTTGGGGGCTTTTCTTGCGACGCTGAATCAAACGATAATGAGTGTAGCCGTACCTGAATTAATGAATGATTTTAACATTTCGGCTGCAACCGCCCAGTGGCTGACCACAGGTTACTTGCTGGTTAACGGTGTGCTGATCCCCATTACGGCCTATTTAATGCAGCGCTTCACTACGCGTGAGCTTTTCCAAGCTTCCATGTTTATTTTTCTGGCTGGAACGATTGTATCAGCGCTTGCGACCAACTTTCCTGTTCTGCTGACCGGACGGATGATTCAGGCCGCAGGTGCAGGGATTATCATGCCGCTGCTGATCAATGTTATTTTGACCCTTTTCCCTCCTGATAAGAGGGGAGCAGCCATGGGCATGGTAGGGTTGGCTATTATATTCGCTCCTGCCATTGGACCTACACTGGCTGGTTATATTCTGGAACATTACAGCTGGGAGACGATGTTCTATGGAATGATACCACTGACTGTTATTGTTATCGTCTGTGGATTTATTTATCTGACCAATGTATCGAAACGCTCTTATCCCAAGATTGACATGGTCAGCGTCCTGCTTTCAACCATCGGTTTCGGGACGCTCCTGTATGGCTTCAGCAGAGCTGGCAGCCTAGGATGGTCGAGTGCGGAGGTACTCTTGTCAATCGGTGCAGGCCTTGTTTCCCTAGGCTTGTTTACTTGGCGTCAACTGGCCTCCGACAACCCGCTGCTGGATCTCCGGGCCTTCAAGTACAACATGTTCTCGTTAACGACCATCATCAGTATCGCGGTTACGATTGTGATGTACGCGGACATGATGCTGCTTCCTCTATACCTTCAGAATGCCCGGGGTTATACTGCCATGGAGTCCGGGTTGCTGCTGCTTCCGGGTTCATTGGTGATGGGACTATTGATGCCGGTAACCGGGAAGCTGTTTGACCGGTTCGGGGCGAAATGGCTGTCTATAATCGGTATGCTGATTATGGTAGCTACGACCTTAAGCTTTGTTAATTTAACGGACTCAACCGATTACACCTATCTGGTTCTCATGTCAACGGGGCGGCGGATCGGAATGGCTATGCTGCTGATGCCGATACAAACCGCAGGTTTAAATCAATTGCCTTCGAGACTTAATGCGCATGGTACAGCCATCTCCAATACCGTTAGACAAGTGGCTGGTGCTGTAGGGACTTCTCTGCTTGTTACTGTAATGACCAGTCGGACTACAGCTCATTTGCAGGATATGCTGGCTGCAGGCGGTGCAATGGATTCCAAAATGAAAGTGGATGCTTCTATCCAGGGAATCAATGACGCTTATCTCGTTATCGTTGGAATCGGCATCATTGGTTTGCTGCTCACCTTCTTTATCAAACGTGTGGGGCAAGCCTCTGAACCAGAGACAGAAATAAAGTTCAAAAAGATGATTGTTGAAAAAGGATAA
- a CDS encoding DUF3502 domain-containing protein yields the protein MMKKKKGWASLLLTSLLLLSACSQGNGESANVTPENNTGGGSSLAPAKLKIVLYGEESNRMKELAKTEFYDAIKKEINAEVEFQFLPWTEYGGGKTDLMLSTGEDFATYTDANYMVKSVAKGLYTDLTPYVKAAADLSGTVDEASFKAFQLEGKQYAIPVGNKPNSAEFYSALVRQDLLEETGMTEISSLKQLEEFYDKAHALHPELIGYANTDARRMLQYEYTDKNLYWQNDFIALDESVQDDKIISWFETEEFKDYAKLMQSWFDNDIIPKYAATNIPQLQSDWNSGKAMFWAGTAARPFEGAATISQAVPGAKLTNYFLGTGRPKISRGTYSSAFFVSAAAKDPERYVMFFNLLQKNQELYDLFAYGIKDTDYKLDENGRLTKLTTDSLIPDWLLMNKNFMRFDNTVPDAFIAEYKAWDDGAIISKGAGFNFDNTPVKNEETKLNGVFTEYLAPIGSGFSNYDTAFPKALERLKGAGIDKYIAEYQKQFSEWYAKQQ from the coding sequence ATGATGAAAAAGAAAAAAGGTTGGGCAAGCTTGCTGCTGACGTCACTGCTGCTGTTAAGCGCTTGCTCCCAAGGAAATGGTGAAAGCGCTAACGTTACGCCGGAAAACAACACTGGAGGAGGCAGCTCCCTTGCTCCCGCCAAGCTCAAAATCGTGCTCTACGGCGAAGAGTCCAACCGGATGAAGGAACTGGCCAAGACCGAATTCTACGATGCAATCAAGAAAGAGATCAATGCAGAAGTCGAATTCCAGTTCCTCCCCTGGACTGAATATGGCGGCGGCAAAACCGATCTGATGCTGTCCACAGGGGAAGACTTCGCGACCTATACCGATGCCAATTATATGGTCAAATCGGTTGCCAAAGGGCTGTACACTGATCTCACACCCTATGTGAAGGCTGCCGCAGATTTAAGCGGCACTGTCGATGAAGCTTCCTTCAAAGCCTTCCAGCTTGAAGGCAAGCAGTATGCCATTCCCGTAGGCAATAAGCCGAATTCGGCAGAATTCTACAGTGCTCTTGTCAGACAGGACTTGCTTGAAGAAACCGGAATGACTGAAATTTCTTCGCTTAAGCAGCTGGAGGAATTCTACGACAAGGCTCATGCGCTGCATCCCGAGTTGATCGGTTATGCCAACACAGATGCCCGCCGGATGCTGCAGTACGAATATACGGACAAGAACCTGTACTGGCAGAATGACTTCATTGCTCTGGATGAATCAGTCCAGGATGATAAGATCATCAGCTGGTTTGAAACTGAGGAGTTCAAGGACTATGCCAAACTGATGCAGAGCTGGTTCGATAACGACATCATCCCGAAATATGCAGCCACCAATATTCCGCAGCTGCAGTCCGACTGGAATTCCGGCAAGGCCATGTTCTGGGCCGGAACAGCAGCCCGTCCATTTGAAGGGGCTGCTACGATTTCACAGGCAGTGCCGGGGGCGAAGCTGACCAACTATTTCCTTGGCACAGGACGCCCGAAAATTAGCCGCGGTACCTACAGCTCAGCTTTCTTTGTTTCTGCCGCAGCCAAGGACCCCGAACGTTATGTTATGTTCTTCAATCTATTGCAGAAGAACCAGGAGCTCTATGACCTGTTTGCTTACGGGATCAAGGACACCGATTACAAGCTGGATGAGAACGGGCGCCTGACCAAGCTCACTACCGATTCACTCATTCCGGACTGGCTGCTGATGAATAAAAATTTCATGCGATTTGACAACACCGTACCGGACGCGTTCATTGCCGAATACAAAGCCTGGGACGATGGAGCTATAATCTCGAAGGGCGCCGGCTTCAATTTCGACAATACTCCGGTCAAGAATGAAGAAACGAAGCTTAACGGCGTATTCACCGAATATTTGGCGCCGATCGGTAGCGGCTTCAGCAATTATGACACGGCTTTCCCTAAAGCACTGGAAAGACTGAAAGGGGCGGGCATTGACAAGTACATCGCTGAATACCAGAAACAATTCTCGGAATGGTATGCGAAGCAGCAGTAA